From Patescibacteria group bacterium, a single genomic window includes:
- a CDS encoding phosphomannomutase/phosphoglucomutase, with the protein MITISPGIFKAYDIRGVYEVELDEDLAYRVGKAFAEFIKKDAGKNDLTVAVGQDMRISSPTLFEAVVKGITEQGVNVVDIGLVSTPTFYFGVSFYGYDGGLQVSASHNPAKYNGFKMVRARAVPISGETGIMEIRDMAIKNEFVAAPEKGNVTKREGVLEEQIKFALQYVDLQKIKPFKIVIDTANGMGGPMMEELFKHLPCKLEKLYFELDGTFPNHEADPLKEENMKDLQKRVLETKADLGISLDGDADRLFFVDDKGVTIEPAMVRGILAKIFLRDNPGAKICYDIRPGKITIDMIEEGGGVPIVTRVGHSLIKEKMAEVGSVFAGESSGHFFLKMPHGIFEAPEIMILKILQELSESGQSFSEYTAPLYKYFHSGEINFEVKDKQAVFDKLREKYGANLQYDFDGLSFQWPEWWFNVRASNTENKMRLNLEATSEEIMKEKVMEVSGLIKF; encoded by the coding sequence ATGATAACAATATCTCCAGGAATTTTTAAAGCATACGATATCAGGGGGGTTTATGAAGTGGAATTGGATGAGGATTTGGCTTACCGGGTGGGCAAGGCGTTTGCGGAATTTATTAAGAAAGATGCCGGTAAAAACGACTTAACAGTCGCGGTCGGGCAAGATATGAGAATTTCTTCGCCGACCTTGTTTGAAGCGGTGGTAAAAGGCATAACCGAACAGGGTGTTAATGTGGTGGATATTGGTTTGGTTTCCACGCCGACTTTTTATTTTGGCGTCAGCTTCTACGGTTATGACGGCGGTTTGCAGGTTTCGGCTTCGCACAATCCGGCAAAGTATAATGGTTTTAAAATGGTGCGGGCCAGGGCGGTGCCCATCAGCGGGGAAACCGGAATAATGGAAATCCGGGATATGGCGATTAAAAATGAGTTTGTCGCGGCGCCGGAAAAGGGAAATGTGACAAAGCGCGAAGGTGTTTTGGAGGAGCAAATAAAATTTGCTTTGCAGTATGTTGATCTCCAAAAAATAAAACCGTTTAAAATTGTCATTGACACGGCCAACGGCATGGGTGGGCCGATGATGGAAGAATTATTTAAACATTTGCCGTGTAAATTGGAAAAATTATATTTTGAATTGGATGGAACCTTCCCCAATCACGAGGCCGATCCGTTAAAAGAAGAAAACATGAAGGACTTGCAGAAGCGAGTACTTGAAACCAAAGCGGATTTGGGAATTTCTTTAGATGGCGACGCGGACAGATTATTTTTTGTTGATGATAAGGGCGTAACCATTGAGCCGGCCATGGTGCGCGGAATTTTGGCCAAGATATTTTTGCGGGATAATCCGGGCGCGAAGATTTGCTATGACATCCGACCGGGAAAAATTACCATTGATATGATTGAAGAGGGCGGGGGCGTGCCGATTGTCACCCGCGTCGGTCATTCTTTGATCAAAGAAAAAATGGCCGAGGTCGGTTCGGTATTCGCCGGGGAGTCATCCGGGCATTTCTTTTTGAAAATGCCGCACGGAATTTTTGAAGCGCCGGAAATTATGATTTTAAAGATTTTACAGGAGTTGTCGGAGAGTGGCCAGAGTTTTAGCGAGTACACCGCGCCCCTGTATAAGTATTTTCATTCCGGTGAAATTAATTTTGAAGTGAAAGACAAACAAGCGGTGTTTGATAAGTTGCGGGAAAAATACGGAGCGAATTTGCAGTATGATTTTGACGGTTTGTCATTCCAGTGGCCGGAGTGGTGGTTTAATGTTCGGGCAAGTAACACAGAGAATAAAATGCGTTTGAATTTGGAAGCGACTAGTGAAGAGATTATGAAAGAGAAAGTTATGGAAGTAAGTGGACTTATTAAATTTTAA
- the rseP gene encoding RIP metalloprotease RseP has product MITLLIFLAILAILVLSHEFGHFVAARRSGMKVYEFGFGFPPRLFGIQLLKSRKPAKIGEIQETDIKIEDIKTADGQEVVTETVTTDTKTIVQTTKKWRFIWWNKDVVPEEGDSTLEHGTVYSFNLIPLGGFVRIKGEEGDETGPDSFNTQKTWKKAITLVAGVAMNVVLAAILLSIGFMTGIPQAVDDSTVGVRNRHVEIVQVLPGKPAELAGLKAGDEFLKIDNINSPSSKQLQDYLNANKDKNINVVVNRNGQLITKDIHPIIYPDTGKAGLGVSIVDVGVVGYPWYKAIYYGIITTGFYLKEIVLAFYGLIKGLFVGAPVGDAVSGPVGIAVMTGQVAKLGFAYLLNFTALLSLNLAIINILPIPALDGGRLLFLVINKFKRKQINPKHEQLAHTIGFALLMLLVVVVTVKDIGAFSGSIVNFFKNLF; this is encoded by the coding sequence ATGATTACCCTATTAATCTTTTTGGCCATCTTGGCAATTTTGGTTTTATCCCATGAATTTGGGCATTTTGTTGCCGCGCGCCGAAGCGGGATGAAGGTTTATGAGTTTGGTTTTGGCTTTCCGCCAAGGTTATTTGGCATCCAACTGCTCAAAAGCAGAAAACCGGCTAAAATTGGTGAAATTCAAGAAACAGATATAAAAATTGAAGATATAAAAACAGCGGACGGCCAGGAGGTTGTGACCGAAACAGTGACGACAGACACTAAGACAATAGTTCAAACCACGAAAAAGTGGCGTTTTATTTGGTGGAATAAGGATGTTGTACCTGAAGAAGGAGACAGCACGCTGGAACATGGCACGGTTTATTCTTTTAATCTGATTCCCCTGGGCGGTTTTGTGCGTATCAAAGGTGAAGAAGGCGACGAAACAGGTCCGGATAGTTTTAATACGCAAAAAACTTGGAAAAAGGCCATCACGCTGGTTGCCGGCGTGGCCATGAATGTGGTTTTAGCCGCGATTTTGCTTTCAATCGGGTTTATGACCGGCATACCGCAAGCGGTTGATGATTCTACGGTTGGAGTGAGAAACAGGCACGTGGAAATCGTCCAGGTTTTGCCGGGCAAGCCGGCCGAGCTGGCTGGTTTAAAAGCCGGCGATGAATTTTTAAAAATTGATAATATAAATTCTCCCAGTTCAAAACAATTGCAGGATTATTTAAATGCCAATAAAGATAAAAATATTAATGTCGTTGTAAACCGGAATGGCCAGCTTATTACAAAAGATATTCATCCAATTATTTATCCGGATACGGGCAAGGCGGGTTTGGGTGTGTCCATAGTTGATGTCGGCGTGGTTGGTTATCCGTGGTATAAAGCCATATATTATGGAATAATAACCACCGGATTTTATTTGAAAGAAATCGTGTTGGCGTTTTACGGTTTGATTAAAGGGCTCTTTGTCGGCGCGCCGGTGGGTGATGCTGTTTCCGGGCCGGTGGGCATTGCGGTTATGACCGGGCAAGTGGCTAAACTTGGTTTTGCTTATTTGTTAAATTTTACCGCCTTATTATCATTGAATTTGGCAATCATAAATATTTTGCCGATCCCGGCTTTAGATGGCGGTCGGTTGTTATTTCTGGTAATCAATAAATTTAAACGCAAGCAAATTAATCCCAAGCATGAACAGTTGGCGCATACCATCGGTTTTGCCCTGTTGATGCTTCTGGTGGTGGTGGTGACGGTAAAAGACATCGGCGCGTTTAGCGGTTCAATCGTGAACTTCTTTAAAAATTTATTTTAA
- a CDS encoding LemA family protein encodes MLWVILAIVAVIVFWIIAIYNGLIKSKNRVDEAFSDIDVQLKRRYDLIPNLVETVKGYMTHEHDTLVQLTEARTAAMSAKGGSMAEREQAENQLSGTLKTLFAVSENYPDLKANQNFLQLQGEISDTENKIQASRRFYNGNVRDFNTQIQVFPTNIFAGMMNFKKYDFFQADAAEKENVQVKF; translated from the coding sequence ATGCTTTGGGTAATTTTGGCAATAGTGGCCGTGATCGTTTTTTGGATTATAGCCATATACAACGGTTTAATTAAGTCAAAAAACCGCGTGGATGAGGCCTTTAGCGATATTGACGTCCAATTGAAACGCCGCTATGACTTGATTCCGAATTTAGTGGAAACGGTAAAGGGCTACATGACCCATGAACACGACACTTTGGTTCAATTAACTGAAGCCAGAACCGCGGCTATGTCGGCCAAAGGCGGTTCAATGGCTGAACGCGAACAAGCGGAAAATCAATTATCAGGCACCTTAAAAACCTTGTTTGCCGTCAGTGAAAATTACCCGGACTTAAAAGCCAATCAGAATTTCTTGCAATTACAAGGTGAAATTAGCGATACGGAAAATAAAATTCAGGCCTCCCGCCGCTTCTACAACGGCAACGTGCGCGACTTCAACACCCAAATTCAGGTCTTCCCGACAAATATTTTTGCCGGCATGATGAATTTCAAAAAATACGATTTCTTCCAGGCGGATGCGGCGGAAAAGGAAAACGTGCAAGTGAAATTCTAG
- a CDS encoding ATP-dependent Clp protease ATP-binding subunit, giving the protein MNIIDRFSTHLREVLIRSIRLATELKNTSVEPMHLFFAISLQKGSVANELLVKYKVDSKKIERAMLSYDESVPQDPTTNSPETDQISLSPFSLSSKMALEKAMLIAQENGHNYIGTEHLLSALLATQDEWLDKFFQHHSLKTEDLQSQLETVMNNVAGFPQINDVPEMIDKLQDSLSLGEEPLGLNNLSQLSKKGKKKESALDFFAANLTSPEIQTNIDPVIGRETEIERMIQIICRRTKNNPVLLGDPGVGKTAIVEGLAKKIVSGDVPDILRGKKIYALDMGLLIAGTTYRGEFEARLRQIIEDVANNPDIILFIDELHNIVGAGSNQGTLDASNILKPVLARGQLRCIGATTPAEFKKYIESDAALERRFQPIYIKESSVGDTIKILNGIKTNYENYHHLKITGEAIEAAAKLADKYMTNKFLPDKALDLLDETAAAKRLKTKQSPWETKLWNLKQKLEQTVSAKEEAATADHFEQAVKLKDKESKLKIEIAKLSGKKKTAGPFVSLTKEDIIKQLAKIIDAPVGALLSNERGRLNNLEENIKNFIVGQEEVINKTSKLIRQAQLQLSDPQRPLASFMFVGESGVGKTELAKTLAKILYPNQNSLVHLNMSEFNEGFSVSKLLGSPAGYVGYKESNQFTDKIKLNPYCVVLLDEIDKAHHDVAKLLLQMLENGEITDAVGKKISLKHAIIILTTSLGAEEARKAKIGFGQDSANLEQQNQKRIKEKLKEFFSPELINRLDQVCIFNNLNHNDLAKIAQLEISQLNERLKNYHTVIKTEPEIMEWLVKQLPEKHSSARDVRQEVRGKVEDLISEVILNGKMKSKYQLALEGERLIIK; this is encoded by the coding sequence ATGAATATCATAGATAGATTTTCCACCCATTTGCGCGAGGTCTTAATCAGAAGCATTCGTCTCGCCACCGAACTCAAAAACACATCAGTTGAGCCGATGCATCTGTTTTTTGCGATTTCTTTGCAAAAGGGCTCAGTGGCCAATGAACTGCTCGTCAAATATAAGGTTGATTCCAAAAAAATTGAACGGGCCATGTTAAGTTATGACGAGAGCGTACCGCAAGACCCAACCACAAACAGTCCGGAAACAGACCAAATCAGCTTATCTCCTTTTTCTTTGTCTTCAAAAATGGCTTTAGAGAAAGCCATGCTGATCGCCCAGGAAAATGGCCACAACTATATTGGCACCGAACATCTATTATCCGCCCTTTTGGCCACGCAAGATGAGTGGCTGGATAAATTTTTCCAGCATCACAGTTTAAAAACAGAAGATCTGCAAAGCCAGTTGGAAACGGTCATGAATAATGTTGCGGGGTTTCCGCAGATAAATGACGTACCGGAAATGATTGATAAGTTGCAAGACAGTTTGAGTTTGGGCGAAGAACCGCTTGGACTTAACAATCTTTCCCAATTATCAAAAAAAGGCAAAAAAAAGGAATCAGCCCTGGATTTTTTTGCCGCCAACCTGACCAGTCCGGAAATTCAAACAAACATTGACCCGGTTATCGGTCGCGAGACCGAAATTGAAAGAATGATTCAAATAATCTGCCGACGCACTAAAAACAATCCGGTGCTTTTAGGCGATCCGGGCGTTGGCAAGACCGCCATTGTGGAAGGTTTGGCTAAAAAAATCGTCTCCGGCGACGTACCGGATATTTTGCGGGGCAAAAAGATATACGCCCTGGATATGGGACTGCTAATTGCCGGCACGACCTATCGCGGTGAATTTGAAGCGCGACTGCGGCAAATAATTGAAGACGTGGCCAACAATCCTGACATCATACTGTTTATTGATGAACTGCATAATATTGTCGGAGCCGGCTCCAACCAAGGCACACTGGACGCGTCAAATATTTTAAAACCGGTTTTGGCACGCGGACAACTGCGATGCATTGGCGCCACCACCCCCGCGGAATTTAAAAAGTACATTGAAAGCGATGCCGCCCTGGAGCGTCGGTTTCAACCAATTTATATCAAAGAATCAAGCGTTGGCGACACCATAAAAATTTTAAACGGCATAAAAACCAATTACGAAAATTATCACCACTTGAAAATTACGGGCGAAGCCATTGAAGCGGCGGCCAAACTGGCCGATAAATATATGACCAACAAATTCTTGCCCGACAAAGCGCTTGATTTGCTGGATGAAACCGCCGCGGCCAAACGCCTAAAAACAAAACAAAGTCCTTGGGAAACAAAACTTTGGAATTTAAAACAAAAACTTGAACAAACCGTTTCCGCCAAAGAAGAAGCCGCCACCGCCGATCATTTTGAGCAGGCCGTAAAATTAAAAGATAAGGAAAGCAAATTAAAAATTGAAATTGCAAAATTATCCGGCAAAAAGAAAACTGCCGGACCGTTTGTATCCCTGACCAAAGAAGACATCATCAAACAATTGGCCAAAATTATTGACGCACCGGTCGGCGCCCTGCTCTCAAACGAAAGAGGGCGATTAAACAATCTGGAAGAAAATATAAAAAACTTTATTGTCGGTCAGGAAGAAGTAATTAATAAAACCAGCAAACTAATCAGACAAGCCCAGCTTCAACTATCCGATCCCCAACGCCCTCTGGCATCTTTTATGTTTGTCGGTGAAAGCGGCGTGGGCAAAACCGAACTCGCCAAAACCCTGGCTAAAATATTATACCCCAATCAAAATTCGCTGGTTCATTTGAACATGAGCGAATTTAACGAGGGTTTCAGCGTCTCCAAACTGCTCGGCTCTCCGGCCGGATATGTCGGTTATAAAGAAAGCAACCAATTCACGGATAAAATAAAATTAAACCCTTATTGCGTCGTTTTGCTTGATGAAATTGACAAAGCCCACCACGATGTGGCAAAACTACTTTTGCAAATGCTGGAAAACGGCGAAATCACCGATGCGGTGGGCAAGAAAATTTCCTTAAAACATGCTATAATAATACTAACCACTTCGCTGGGAGCCGAGGAAGCCAGAAAGGCCAAGATCGGCTTTGGCCAAGATAGTGCAAATTTGGAACAGCAAAATCAAAAACGGATTAAAGAAAAACTGAAAGAGTTTTTCTCGCCCGAACTGATAAATCGGCTTGACCAGGTTTGCATCTTCAATAACCTGAACCATAATGACTTGGCCAAAATCGCCCAATTGGAAATTTCACAGCTCAATGAGCGGCTGAAAAATTACCATACGGTGATTAAAACCGAGCCGGAAATAATGGAATGGCTCGTTAAACAGCTTCCCGAAAAGCACTCCAGCGCCCGCGATGTGCGCCAGGAAGTGAGAGGAAAAGTTGAGGATCTCATTTCCGAAGTCATCTTAAACGGCAAGATGAAAAGCAAATATCAGCTTGCCTTAGAAGGAGAACGGCTCATAATAAAGTAA
- a CDS encoding M48 family metallopeptidase → MYNEIDSNKRKSIILMMIFIVVIIALGFVFDQASGSGSYGGVFFAIIFSLGMTAISYFQGDKIALWTNGAHPIEHDENPYVYHLVENLCITAGLPVPKVYIMEDPAINAFATGRKPDMATIAITRGAIEKLESVELEGVIAHELSHVKNYDIRFMTLVAVMVGAIAILSNIFLRSRWLPRRNNNREGGDLGIIFMVVGIILAILSPIIAELIKLAISRRREYLADASGSLLTRYPEGLARALEKIAAENQPLAHANQATAHLFLASPFSGKKVSNLFSTHPPIEDRIKKLRGMA, encoded by the coding sequence ATGTATAACGAGATAGATTCCAACAAACGAAAATCCATAATTTTGATGATGATTTTTATTGTGGTCATCATTGCTTTGGGGTTTGTGTTTGATCAGGCCTCCGGTTCCGGAAGTTATGGCGGTGTTTTCTTTGCGATTATTTTTTCTCTGGGCATGACGGCGATTTCATATTTCCAGGGCGACAAAATTGCGCTTTGGACAAACGGCGCCCACCCGATTGAACATGATGAAAATCCATATGTGTATCATCTGGTTGAAAATTTATGCATCACTGCCGGTTTGCCGGTGCCAAAGGTATACATAATGGAAGATCCTGCCATCAACGCTTTTGCCACGGGCCGCAAACCGGACATGGCCACCATTGCCATCACCCGCGGCGCGATTGAAAAATTAGAAAGCGTAGAATTGGAAGGCGTAATCGCTCATGAACTTTCCCACGTTAAGAACTATGACATTCGCTTCATGACTTTGGTGGCGGTGATGGTGGGAGCAATTGCGATTTTATCAAATATTTTTTTACGAAGCCGTTGGCTGCCGAGAAGAAACAACAACCGCGAAGGCGGAGATCTCGGCATTATCTTTATGGTGGTGGGAATTATCTTGGCGATCTTATCTCCAATTATTGCCGAACTGATAAAATTGGCTATTTCCCGCCGGCGAGAGTATTTGGCTGATGCTTCCGGATCATTGCTCACCCGCTATCCCGAAGGTTTGGCTCGGGCTTTGGAAAAAATTGCGGCTGAAAATCAACCATTGGCACACGCCAATCAGGCCACTGCCCATTTATTTCTGGCAAGCCCGTTTAGCGGTAAAAAAGTTTCCAATCTTTTCTCCACTCATCCGCCGATTGAAGACAGAATCAAAAAATTAAGAGGGATGGCGTAA
- the pheS gene encoding phenylalanine--tRNA ligase subunit alpha has protein sequence MQSKLQKLKTEALLAIKSAKDKLEVEALEQKLFGRKGGEMTDILKGIKDLSEDAKKEIGQLANEVKKEIENALAAKKQEVLSKSFAGALEKERVDLTQPALPHQERGHLHPVSVIQNQLEDLFASMGFMVLDGSELESDYYNFSAVNIPEDHPARDMQDTFYIKNHPDWVMRTHTSSMQVRGMQKYGAPLRAIIPGKCYRNEATDVRHEHTFYQMEGYVVDKNINFGHMKAVLETVAKNLYGAETQVRLRPKFYPFVEPGVNGEVTCFLCHGNGCRLCKNSGWLEIFGAGMIHPNVLKEANIDSKIYSGFAFGFGLTRLVMLKYGIEDIRLLQSGEMKFLEQF, from the coding sequence ATGCAATCTAAACTGCAGAAATTAAAAACCGAAGCCCTGCTGGCGATAAAATCCGCAAAAGATAAATTGGAAGTTGAGGCCTTGGAACAGAAATTATTCGGCCGCAAGGGCGGAGAGATGACGGATATCTTGAAAGGCATAAAAGATTTGAGCGAAGATGCAAAAAAAGAAATCGGGCAATTGGCCAATGAAGTGAAAAAAGAAATTGAAAACGCGCTGGCCGCAAAAAAACAAGAGGTTTTGTCAAAAAGTTTTGCCGGCGCCTTGGAAAAAGAGCGAGTGGATTTAACCCAGCCGGCTTTGCCGCATCAAGAACGCGGGCATCTTCATCCGGTGTCAGTAATTCAAAATCAGTTGGAGGATTTATTTGCGTCAATGGGTTTTATGGTTTTAGACGGTTCGGAATTGGAAAGCGATTATTATAATTTTTCAGCGGTAAATATTCCGGAAGATCATCCGGCGCGCGACATGCAGGATACTTTTTATATTAAAAACCATCCGGATTGGGTGATGCGAACCCACACTTCTTCAATGCAGGTGCGGGGAATGCAAAAATACGGCGCGCCGCTTCGGGCGATTATTCCGGGCAAGTGTTACCGGAATGAAGCCACCGATGTCAGGCATGAACACACCTTTTATCAAATGGAGGGGTATGTTGTTGATAAAAATATCAACTTCGGGCACATGAAAGCGGTTTTGGAAACCGTGGCCAAAAATTTGTACGGCGCGGAAACCCAGGTTCGGCTGCGGCCGAAGTTTTATCCGTTTGTGGAGCCGGGCGTCAACGGCGAAGTGACTTGTTTTTTGTGTCATGGCAACGGTTGCCGGTTGTGTAAAAACAGCGGCTGGCTGGAGATTTTTGGCGCCGGTATGATTCACCCCAATGTTTTAAAAGAAGCCAATATTGATTCGAAAATTTATTCCGGTTTTGCTTTTGGCTTTGGTCTCACCCGTTTGGTGATGCTTAAATACGGCATTGAAGACATCCGCCTGCTCCAAAGCGGGGAGATGAAATTTTTAGAACAATTTTAA